The window GAACACACGGCCCTCGATCAGGAAGTCCGGGTTCTTTCTGGGTAAGCCGGTATCCCCGGTGTTGGCGCGTGCCTCCGCGACCTCCGCGCGCGTGGGGTTCTGATGAATGTTGTATCCCGAATCGGCCAGCATGGCGGCCGCCGAGTTCTCCATCTCATCGGAGCGCTGGACCGTGATGTCCGGTCCGTAGCGGACTTCCGTCAGCGGGCCGGTAGGCGTGCCGCCAGGGGTGCCCGCCCGGTGGGTGCGTAAGTGGTCGGGCTGGCCGCGGGCTATGTCGAAGGGGGTGGCGGCGGGGCCGTTGCCGGCTCGGCCCTGTTGGGCGGTGGCCATCGCGGCGGCCTCGTTCGAGCGGACGCCTCCGCCGCCCGAGGCTCCGCCGTGGGGGCGTGGGGTGCCGTCCGGGCCGTTCGGGGTGTCGCCGCCGCTGTTGCCTCTCGGTCTCGGGGTCATCGTCAGCCGTTTAGGAGGCGGGTCAGGTTGGTCAGGCTGGTGATCAGAGCGCTCGTGTAGGACGCGATCCGGCCGGCCCACTTCGCGACCGCGGAGGCTATCTGGGCGGCCACCACCGGGATGGTGACGACCAGCAGGGCCTCGCCCGCCCAGACGATCACCCGGGCGATCAGGTCGGCGATCAGGTCACGGACCAGATCCCGGGTGAACGTCACCAGGTTGCCGGCCGCCTGTGTGGCCGACGACATGGTGGCGGCCAGGATGCCCAGACCGTCCAGGACGTCGACGTTGTTGGCCATCAGGCTCTGGTAGGTGGCGGCCGCCTCGCCCTGCCAGTCGGGTAGGCCGGTGGACAGGCAGCCCTGCAGGTCGGCGGCCATCTCGTGGAATTCGCCGGCCATGTTCTGCCAGGTGGTGGCGTGGGCGGCGACCAGGTCGGGCAGACCGGCGAGTCGGTCGAGGATCTCGCGTAGCGGTGCGAAGTGTTCCATCGCCCAGCCGAGGCCGTTGGCGAGCAGCGCGCTGAACGGGTCGATGACCGTGGCCAGCGTCTCGGCCGCGAAGGCACCGCCGGCCAGCGCCCGGTCGGCCCAGCCGCCGCCGTCGACGGCTTGGAGGGCACCCTGAAAGCTCTCCGCCAGAGACAGCCCGGTCGTGCCGGTCGTGGTGGAGGTGGTTGCGGCCACGAGAGTCATCGGTCAGCCTGTCGAGCGGCGTCGGTGGGAGTCATCGGCGGGCCTCAGAGGTTTCCGGCCCGGCGGATGCGGTCCGCGGCGGCCTCGTCGGTGGCGGCATAGTCCTGACCGGTACGGATCAGGGCCTCCTCGGCTCGGCGGAGGTTCTCCTCGACGTACGAATGAATGGTCTTCTGCGCCTCGTGCCGTTCCTGGAGGATTCCGGACATCCAGCCGCACAGTAGGCCGTAGGCCGCGTCGTTGCGGGTGATGGCCGCGCTCGCGGCCGAGATCGCGGCGAACCGGTCGCGGACCGCCGCGATCTTCGCCGCGTGCTCGCGGATCTGTTCCACATCCGCGGAGAAACCGTCAGCCACGGCCACCCTCCCCGCGTCCACGATCGGAGGCCGGAAGGGGGCCGGCGGCGGACGGGCCGGCGGCGGACGGCCCCGCGAAAGGCGCGGCGGCCGACGAGCCGGCGGCGGAGGGCGCGGCGAGGCCGGAGGCCGGGACGGGTGGAGCCGCGGCGCGGGCGTCGATCTGGGCGGTGATGGCGCGGGCGGCCGGCGAATCCGGCCCGAGCGTCTCGGTGACGATGGCGCGGGACTGCTCGGCGGCGGTCTGCCGGGCGGCGGCCGAAG of the Actinoplanes sichuanensis genome contains:
- a CDS encoding WXG100 family type VII secretion target produces the protein MTLVAATTSTTTGTTGLSLAESFQGALQAVDGGGWADRALAGGAFAAETLATVIDPFSALLANGLGWAMEHFAPLREILDRLAGLPDLVAAHATTWQNMAGEFHEMAADLQGCLSTGLPDWQGEAAATYQSLMANNVDVLDGLGILAATMSSATQAAGNLVTFTRDLVRDLIADLIARVIVWAGEALLVVTIPVVAAQIASAVAKWAGRIASYTSALITSLTNLTRLLNG
- a CDS encoding YbaB/EbfC family nucleoid-associated protein, with the protein product MDELLDPDASLAYLRDWQERIDRNAANARDAADRIAAVRATARDSNDLTEVTVDSTGALLDIRFTDRIHRVPPDAVARAVLTASAAARQTAAEQSRAIVTETLGPDSPAARAITAQIDARAAAPPVPASGLAAPSAAGSSAAAPFAGPSAAGPSAAGPLPASDRGRGEGGRG